In one Nicotiana sylvestris chromosome 8, ASM39365v2, whole genome shotgun sequence genomic region, the following are encoded:
- the LOC138875163 gene encoding uncharacterized protein, with protein sequence MESKEEFWLSAIYGLHTIEQRKNMWEELTQLHRELKGPWIAMGDYNAIQSWEDRYNGNPVMKAEIKDFTDFLDNTGMIELRYVGREFTWTNSHVHNKIDRALEQQNNPKPFKFFNNLTEHKEFEGIVKTTWEMNMQGSAMKRVWLKLKRLKNGLKQLHKEEYSAIHEKITIIRGSYRGFRCK encoded by the exons ATGGAGAGCAAGGAAGAATTTTGGCTCTCAGCAATATATGGTCTGCATACTATTGAACAAAGGAAGAACATGTGGGAGGAGTTAACACAATTACATAGGGAGCTAAAGGGACCTTGGATTGCAATGGGAGATTATAATGCAATACAAAGTTGGGAAGATAGGTACAATGGAAATCCTGTTATGAAAGCAGAGATAAAGGATTTCACTGATTTCTTAGACAATACAGGAATGATAGAACTCAGATATGTTGGGAGGGAGTTTACATGGACAAATAGTCATGTCCATAACAAAATAGACAGAGCATTA GAACAACAGAATAATccaaaacctttcaaatttttcaACAACCTAACTGAGCACAAAGAGTTTGAAGGCATAGTCAAAACAACATGGGAGATGAACATGCAAGGATCAGCAATGAAAAGAGTTTGGTTGAAGCTTAAAAGATTGAAGAATGGACTGAAGCAGCTACATAAAGAGGAGTATAGCGCAATTCATGAGAAGATTACAATCATAAGGGGGAGCTACAGAGGATTCAGGTGCAAATGA
- the LOC104210135 gene encoding DEAD-box ATP-dependent RNA helicase 8-like: MNPRGGRYPPPGMGGGGGGRGGGNMYPNPNANPNFQQRNHQQQYVQRNPMNHPQQHPQQHYQNQQQITQQQQWLRRNQQLATSDSSIDEVEKTVQSEALDQSSQDWKARLNIPAPDTRYRTEDVTATKGNEFEDYFLKRELLMGIYEKGFERPSPIQEESIPIALTGSDILARAKNGTGKTAAFCIPALEKIDQDVNAIQVVILVPTRELALQTSQVCKELGKHLKIEVMVTTGGTSLKDDIMRLYQPVHLLVGTPGRILDLARKGICVLKDCSMLIMDEADKLLSPEFQPSIVQLIRFLPTNRQILMFSATFPVTVKDFKDRFLQKPYVINLMDELTLKGITQFYAFVEERQKLHCLNTLFSKLQINQSIIFCNSVNRVELLAKKITELGYSCFYIHAKMLQDHRNRVFHDFRNGACRNLVCTDLFTRGIDIQAVNVVINFDFPKNSETYLHRVGRSGRFGHLGLAVNLITFEDRFNLYRIEQELGTEIKQIPPHIDQAIYCQ; this comes from the exons ATGAATCCGAGAGGGGGAAGATATCCGCCGCCGGGAATGGGAGGCGGTGGCGGAGGACGTGGCGGCGGAAACATGTACCCTAACCCTAACGCAAACCCTAATTTTCAACAAAGAAACCATCAGCAGCAGTATGTGCAGAGAAACCCGATGAATCACCCGCAGCAGCACCCGCAGCAGCATTATCAGAACCAACAACAGATAACACAGCAGCAGCAATGGCTCAGAAGGAACCAACAGTTGGCGACATCTGATTCGTCGATCGATGAGGTTGAAAAGACTGTTCAATCTGAAGCGCTTGACCAAAG TTCACAAGACTGGAAGGCGAGGTTGAACATACCAGCACCTGATACTCGATACAGGACAGAG GATGTGACAGCGACTAAGGGAAATGAATTTGAAGACTATTTTCTTAAGCGTGAATTGCTTATGGGAATTTATGAGAAGGGTTTTGAGAGACCATCTCCAATCCAGGAAGAAAGTATCCCAATCGCTCTTACTGGGAGTGATATTCTGGCTAGGGCCAAAAATGGAACTGGGAAAACTGCTGCTTTCTGCATTCCGGCATTGGAAAAAATTGATCAGGACGTCAATGCCATTCAAG TTGTTATCCTTGTCCCCACACGAGAATTGGCTCTTCAAACATCTCAGGTTTGTAAAGAACTTGGGAAGCACTTAAAAATTGAAGTCATGGTTACCACTGGGGGTACCAGCTTGAAGGATGATATAATGAGACTTTATCAACCAGTTCATTTACTAGTTGGAACTCCTGGAAGAATACTTGACCTTGCGAGAAAGGGAATATGTGTTTTGAAAGATTGCTCCATGCTTATCATGGATGAG GCTGATAAGCTTCTTTCTCCGGAGTTCCAACCTTCCATTGTGCAGCTGATTCGTTTCTTGCCAACAAATCGTCAAATTTTAATGTTCTCGGCTACATTCCCTGTCACAGTCAAGGACTTCAAAGATAGATTTCTGCAGAAGCCATATGTTATCAACCTTATGGACGAACTCACTCTCAAGGGTATAACACAGTTTTATGCTTTTGTAGAAGAAAGGCAGAAGCTTCACTGCCTCAACACATTATTCTCAAAG CTTCAAATCAATCAATCAATTATCTTTTGCAACTCTGTAAACCGTGTGGAACTTCTCGCCAAGAAGATTACAGAGCTAGGCTATTCATGCTTCTACATCCATGCAAAGATGCTTCAAGATCACAGGAACCGAGTGTTTCACGACTTCCGCAATGGTGCTTGCAGGAACCTTGTTTGTACTG ATCTGTTTACTAGAGGGATTGATATTCAAGCGGTCAATGTCGTTATAAATTTTGATTTCCCGAAGAACTCAGAGACGTATTTACACAGG GTTGGGCGTTCAGGGAGATTTGGGCATCTTGGTTTAGCTGTGAACCTGATTACCTTTGAGGATCGATTCAATCT GTATCGAATTGAACAAGAGCTAGGAACAGAGATCAAGCAAATTCCTCCGCACATAGATCAGGCTATATATTGCCAGTGA